The sequence AGGCAAAAATAAGTTTTTCTGGTAACTTTGAAGTCACAACTGCAACTGTATGTTAAAAAGATCGGAGAAAGTAAGGTTGGGATGGCTCGTTGGTGTGCTTGTGACAGGTGTAACGATCGGGTATTTCATCAATGTAGAAGCCGGTCAGAAAGCACTTCCGGTATTCAATCCTTCAGATGTAAACCCAAAGCTTGTTGACGAATCGGTGCGGAATGTTCAGCATGATCATCACATCAAAGATTTTCAGCTGCTAAACCAGGAAGGTCGATCGATCTCTAAAAAAGACCTGGAGTCTAAGGTCTATGTTGCAGATTTCTTTTTTACCACTTGCCAGGGAATATGCCTGGATATGGCCGTGCAAATGAAGCGGGTGTACGACGCTTATGAGGATGATCCCCGGGTCATGTTCATCTCCCATAGTGTGATGCCTCAGAGAGATTCTGTGTCTGTGTTGGCAGAGTACGCCGGGAAACAAAATGCTTCTGTAGAAAAGTGGATGTTCCTTACAGGAGAAAAAACCGAGATCTATGACCTCGCCAGAAAGTCTTACTTCGCAGTTACCACAGAGGGTGATGGTGG comes from Flavobacteriales bacterium and encodes:
- a CDS encoding SCO family protein, whose amino-acid sequence is MLKRSEKVRLGWLVGVLVTGVTIGYFINVEAGQKALPVFNPSDVNPKLVDESVRNVQHDHHIKDFQLLNQEGRSISKKDLESKVYVADFFFTTCQGICLDMAVQMKRVYDAYEDDPRVMFISHSVMPQRDSVSVLAEYAGKQNASVEKWMFLTGEKTEIYDLARKSYFAVTTEGDGGEADFIHTENFILIDTKQRIRGYYDGTSPEDVDRLIQDISVLLKEGDSD